The DNA sequence GCATTTTCTTGTTTCAAACAGATCGACCTTTCATATATAAGATAATTAAGCAGTAAAATCTTACTGGAAAGCATAATAGGAGTCAAGCAATTGATTTTGATGTTTGACGTAGATTATTTTTATTTAAAGACTTTGTCATGTTATAATTATTCAGGTTAAAACTTAGAGGAGTGAAGCGAATGAGACAATGGACGGCGATTAACTTAGCAAAGTTAGCGCGTAAAGCCAGCAGAGCAGTCGGCAAACGCGGAACAGATTTGCCGGGTCAAGTTGCAAGAAGAATTGATAAAGATATATTACGAAATTTAGCAGAAAAAGTAGATGACGTTGTGTTTATCAGCGGTACGAATGGTAAAACAACAACATCGAATTTAATCGGACATACATTAAAAGCTAACAATATAGATATTATTCATAACAATGAAGGTGCGAATATGGCTGCTGGGATTACTTCAGCATTTATCGTACAAAGCAATCCTAATACCAAAATCGCAGTCATTGAAATAGATGAAGGCTCTATTCCTAGAGTATTAAAAGAAATGACACCGACAATGATGGTGTTTACCAACTTCTTCCGCGACCAAATGGATCGCTTCGGAGAAATTGATATTATGGTAGACAACATTGCGAAAGCCATCAGCAACAAAGGTATTAAATTACTGTTGAATGCGGATGATCCGTTTGTCAGCCGTTTGAAAATCGCAAGTGCATCAAACATCTATTACGGTATGAAAGCACATGCGCATGAATTCGAACAAAGTACAATGAATGAAAGCAAATACTGTCCGAACTGCGGCCGTTTATTAGTATATGATTATATACATTACAATCAAATCGGACATTATCATTGTAAATGCGGCTTTAAACGTGAACAGCCGAAATATGAAGTCGACAAATTTACAGTGTCGCCGTTTATCCATTTAACTATCGGCGATACAACTTTCGATATGAAAATTGCAGGGGACTTTAATGCGTATAATGCGATTGCGGCATACAGTGTGCTGCATGAACTTGGTTTAAACGATGCGTCTATCAAAAAAGGATTCGAAACGTATACGTCAGATAACGGACGTATGCAGTACTTTAAATCAGGATCTAAAGAAGCAATGATTAACTTAGCGAAGAACCCTGCAGGTATGAATGCCAGTCTTTCTATGGGAGAACAATTAGAAGGCAGAAAAGTCTATGTTATCAGCTTAAATGACCATGCGGCTGATGGGCGTGATATCTCATGGATCTATGATGCGGACTTCGAAAAGTTAAGCAATCAAGATATCGAAGCGATTATTGTGACAGGCAATCGTGCAGAAGAATTACAGCTGCGTTTTAAATTAGCTGAAGTAGATGTTCCTGTCACTGTTGAACGAGACATTTACAAAGCTACAGCGAAAACAATGGATTACACAAGCAAGACTGTCGCAATTCCGAACTATACGTCTCTAGCGCCTATGCTGGAACAATTAAATCGTTCGTTTGAAATGAGGGAACAAAGATGAATGAATTAACGTTATATCATTTTATGACAGATAAATTGAATTTATATAGCGATATCGGCAATATCATCGCACTTAAGCAGCGTGCAAAATGGCGCAATATTAAATTGAATGTTGTGGAAGTCAATGAAACAGAAGGTGTAACCTTAGACGGTTGCGATATCTTCTTTATCGGCGGCGGCAGCGACCGTGAACAAGCGCTGGCTACGAAAGAATTAAGTAAAATCAAAGGACAGCTGAAAGATGCGATTGAAGGCGGCATGCCTGGTTTG is a window from the Staphylococcus sp. IVB6181 genome containing:
- a CDS encoding Mur ligase family protein, coding for MRQWTAINLAKLARKASRAVGKRGTDLPGQVARRIDKDILRNLAEKVDDVVFISGTNGKTTTSNLIGHTLKANNIDIIHNNEGANMAAGITSAFIVQSNPNTKIAVIEIDEGSIPRVLKEMTPTMMVFTNFFRDQMDRFGEIDIMVDNIAKAISNKGIKLLLNADDPFVSRLKIASASNIYYGMKAHAHEFEQSTMNESKYCPNCGRLLVYDYIHYNQIGHYHCKCGFKREQPKYEVDKFTVSPFIHLTIGDTTFDMKIAGDFNAYNAIAAYSVLHELGLNDASIKKGFETYTSDNGRMQYFKSGSKEAMINLAKNPAGMNASLSMGEQLEGRKVYVISLNDHAADGRDISWIYDADFEKLSNQDIEAIIVTGNRAEELQLRFKLAEVDVPVTVERDIYKATAKTMDYTSKTVAIPNYTSLAPMLEQLNRSFEMREQR